In Mastacembelus armatus chromosome 4, fMasArm1.2, whole genome shotgun sequence, the following are encoded in one genomic region:
- the tsc22d2 gene encoding TSC22 domain family protein 2 isoform X3: MSKMPAKKKSCFQITSVTQAQVAASSIADDTESLDDPDESRTEDASSEIFDVSRAETGVCDRSSSEETLNNVGEPQEGQPPTTGPVNGGLSYKTMGHDRVAPQNLGGGVSVPATAQSFVPSSATHPMTVISTVPATTVSTSAAHAAPVSTSCSSRFRVIKLDHGTGEPFRRGRWTCTEFYERDSDSNVNRTVDSIKPVVTLEHSIDRDSGLGVTINSVVTSSGFSAQALENTADSSYSIGHPAHPHPSEPLQQGYSFAPQIGSGASAFQPTGYATTASQPPQTASQTFLSNSQNGVHQGAMQQKPHVMPPATQPQPFAYSSHSTGLSAGQLDYRQQHFGSSSQTLPMTSLPVGPPTSQMPSPLISSAGPGAQGLGGEAASAQGLPLQVGNAPAMTLVLPGSVQQQPVSQTQPSGGLGSAPAPSISITTTTSHSGVQNVPATVPSTINTLPGVPSQAPGTGGLVQPQGAHGGATTGLPSSFSNQAEDSRQKSDALPQPSVGVVPGKDGVKPFIGESLFDISITMDVDEDRVHHRSGTKHCGGGAVR, encoded by the exons ATGTCGAAAATGCCCGCAAAGAAGAAAAGTTGTTTCCAGATAACGAGTGTGACGCAGGCTCAGGTTGCGGCCAGCAGCATCGCCGACGACACCGAGAGCCTGGACGACCCAGACGAGTCCCGGACAGAGGACGCGTCGTCGGAAATATTTGACGTTTCTCGAGCCGAAACGGGGGTGTGTGACAGGAGTTCATCTGAGGAAACTTTAAACAATGTGGGAGAGCCTCAGGAGGGCCAGCCGCCTACCACAGGTCCTGTCAACGGTGGGCTCTCTTATAAAACTATGGGGCACGACCGTGTCGCCCCACAGAATTTAGGAGGAGGTGTTTCTGTGCCAGCCACAGCTCAGTCCTTTGTTCCGAGCTCAGCCACTCATCCGATGACAGTCATCAGTACGGTTCCTGCTACCACTGTCTCCACCAGTGCGGCTCACGCAGCTCCTGTTAGCACCAGCTGTAGTTCCCGTTTTAGGGTCATTAAACTTGACCATGGTACCGGAGAGCCCTTCAGAAGGGGTCGGTGGACTTGCACTGAGTTCTATGAGAGAGATTCAGATTCAAATGTTAATCGAACTGTGGATAGTATAAAGCCAGTTGTAACCCTTGAACACAGTATAGACAGGGATAGTGGGCTAGGTGTCACCATTAATTCTGTCGTCACTAGCAGTGGTTTTTCTGCACAGGCTTTGGAGAACACAGCAGACAGTAGCTACTCCATCGGGCACCCCGCCCACCCCCATCCTTCAGAGCCTCTGCAGCAAGGCTACAGCTTTGCTCCTCAGATAGGGAGTGGAGCAAGTGCCTTTCAGCCCACAGGGTATGCAACTACAGCATCACAACCACCACAAACTGCTTCCCAAACCTTTCTCTCTAACAGCCAAAATGGTGTGCACCAAGGTGCCATGCAGCAGAAGCCTCATGTTATGCCTCCTGCCACGCAGCCCCAGCCATTTGCCTATTCTTCTCATAGCACTGGCCTCTCAGCTGGCCAGCTGGACTATCGTCAGCAGCACTTTGGGTCAAGCTCTCAGACCCTTCCTATGACGTCCCTTCCTGTGGGCCCTCCAACCAGTCAGATGCCCTCACCTCTAATATCCTCTGCTGGTCCAGGAGCTCAGGGGCTAGGTGGTGAAGCAGCCTCAGCCCAGGGCCTCCCACTACAAGTGGGCAATGCACCAGCCATGACCCTCGTGCTTCCAGGAAGTGTTCAACAGCAGCCTGTCAGCCAGACTCAGCCTTCAGGAGGGTTAGGCTCTGCCCCTGCACCTTCCATTTCCATTACCACCACCACTTCTCACAGCGGAGTCCAGAATGTGCCTGCCACAGTGCCCAGTACCATCAACACCCTTCCAGGTGTGCCAAGTCAGGCGCCTGGCACAGGAGGACTTGTCCAGCCCCAAGGAGCCCATGGAGGAGCCACAACAGGCCTTCCTTCTAGTTTCAGCAACCAGGCAGAAGATAGTAGGCAGAAGTCTGATGCCTTACCTCAGCCCAGTGTTGGTGTGGTGCCAGGAAAAGATGGTGTAAAGCCTTTCATTGGCGAGAGCCTGTTTGACATCAGTATTACTATGGATGTGGATGAAGACAG AGTGCATCACAGAAGTGGAACAAAGCATTGTGGGGGTGGAGCTGTGAGATGA